One part of the Moorena sp. SIOASIH genome encodes these proteins:
- a CDS encoding transposase — protein MRTAYQYRLKLSKSQEVEIERWLDMLRCQYNYLLADRFNWYEQNRCSINSCPLICYLPVLRDNPDYFYQKKTLPQLKKDRHWYKAIHANVLQDCVKRVDLAFKRYLKGDSNGKKSGRPRFKSKNSYKSLTFSAFSKEPIQGNRLNLPKFGWVKMVYHRPIPDGFKIKTATVTRKADGYYVTLSLQDNTVPKVIPLEQVSKPIGIDMGLKSFLLKSDGSEVPIPQYYRKAQKRLKKIQKAVSRSKKGSNNRRKVVSKLGKAHKKVADTRKDFHFKTAKELLDNHDLVAHEKLNIKGLAKTKMAKSILDAGWGQFLSILSTKAENAGLVTVAVNPRNTSQNCSNCGTKVPKKLKDRIHFCPHCGYTENRDVNAAINILKLAVGHPVGNKASRVSEPIGGVGKKPTLNLQRSV, from the coding sequence ATGAGAACAGCATATCAATATCGGTTAAAGTTATCAAAATCACAGGAAGTAGAAATAGAAAGATGGCTTGACATGCTGCGTTGTCAGTATAATTATTTGCTTGCCGATAGATTTAACTGGTACGAGCAAAATCGCTGTTCTATCAATTCCTGTCCTCTTATCTGCTATTTACCAGTCTTAAGAGATAATCCCGACTATTTCTATCAAAAGAAAACTTTACCTCAATTAAAAAAGGATAGGCATTGGTACAAGGCTATCCACGCCAATGTCTTACAAGATTGCGTCAAGAGAGTAGACCTGGCATTTAAAAGGTACTTAAAAGGCGACTCCAATGGCAAAAAAAGTGGCAGACCTAGATTTAAGAGCAAAAATAGTTACAAATCCTTAACTTTTTCCGCTTTCTCAAAAGAACCTATTCAAGGAAATAGATTAAATCTACCTAAATTTGGATGGGTAAAGATGGTTTATCATCGACCTATCCCAGACGGATTTAAAATCAAAACTGCTACAGTTACACGTAAAGCCGATGGATATTATGTAACATTGTCTCTACAGGATAACACTGTCCCTAAAGTGATTCCACTAGAGCAAGTATCAAAACCTATTGGCATAGACATGGGTCTTAAATCATTTTTGCTCAAGTCAGATGGTTCGGAGGTGCCAATTCCTCAGTACTATCGAAAAGCTCAAAAGCGACTAAAGAAGATCCAAAAAGCTGTTAGTAGATCCAAGAAAGGTAGTAACAATAGAAGAAAGGTTGTAAGTAAACTAGGTAAAGCTCACAAAAAGGTTGCTGATACTCGAAAAGACTTTCATTTTAAAACAGCAAAAGAGTTGCTAGACAACCACGACTTAGTTGCTCATGAGAAGTTAAATATTAAAGGTTTAGCTAAAACTAAAATGGCTAAATCTATTCTTGATGCTGGGTGGGGTCAATTTCTGTCAATTTTATCAACCAAAGCCGAGAATGCTGGGTTAGTCACGGTTGCAGTAAATCCTCGAAATACTAGCCAAAACTGTTCTAACTGCGGAACAAAAGTACCAAAAAAACTAAAAGACCGCATCCATTTTTGTCCTCACTGTGGATACACAGAAAACCGTGATGTGAATGCGGCGATCAATATATTGAAGTTGGCGGTGGGGCATCCCGTCGGTAATAAAGCTTCCCGAGTATCCGAACCAATAGGTGGAGTTGGGAAGAAGCCTACACTGAACCTGCAAAGGTCAGTGTAG
- a CDS encoding sugar transferase — protein MIQSTLKTSGQAGFINEAAVVQLPIRLSTLEAIEFKETCDQLLQKPYCPKRIIADFSQTGFIDSSGIGALVRNHKIAQQNGVSLILRGITTPVMAVLVMTGLDKKLNLDPLDNLTTIAVNCSKAQLPKTHPSTRSWTKRYLDLVGGIVGLGITAILFIPIAIAIKLDSPGPILFSQIRCGWMGKQFRIWKFRSMYTDAEAHKYRVQNQAKDAKIFKNDNDPRITRVGRFLRKTSLDELPQFWNVIKGEMSLVGTRPPVPKEVEIYEVPEWQRLNVKPGMTGEWQVHGRSQVRNFADIIKLDLRYQRNWSLMYDLKLIIKTIFILLSKNSGAV, from the coding sequence ATGATACAGTCAACGTTAAAAACTTCTGGCCAGGCAGGGTTCATAAATGAAGCTGCTGTAGTGCAGTTACCGATCCGCCTGAGCACACTCGAAGCAATAGAATTTAAAGAGACCTGTGATCAGCTTCTCCAAAAACCTTATTGTCCTAAGCGTATCATTGCCGACTTTAGTCAGACAGGGTTTATCGATAGTAGTGGAATTGGTGCCTTAGTCAGGAATCACAAAATCGCTCAGCAAAACGGGGTCTCACTCATACTAAGGGGTATAACTACTCCAGTTATGGCTGTGTTGGTCATGACTGGGCTAGACAAAAAATTAAATCTAGACCCCCTAGATAATCTGACCACAATAGCTGTCAATTGCTCAAAGGCTCAGTTGCCAAAAACTCACCCATCTACACGCTCTTGGACTAAGCGATACTTAGATCTAGTGGGGGGAATAGTAGGTTTAGGAATTACGGCCATATTATTTATTCCCATTGCGATCGCGATTAAACTCGACAGTCCTGGCCCGATCTTATTTAGTCAAATTCGCTGTGGTTGGATGGGTAAGCAATTTCGGATCTGGAAATTCCGCTCAATGTATACTGATGCGGAAGCCCACAAATATCGGGTTCAAAATCAGGCTAAGGATGCCAAGATATTCAAAAACGACAATGACCCTAGAATCACCAGGGTGGGTCGGTTTTTGCGGAAAACTAGTTTAGATGAACTACCTCAGTTCTGGAATGTGATTAAAGGTGAAATGAGTTTGGTGGGTACTAGACCACCGGTACCTAAGGAAGTGGAAATCTATGAGGTTCCCGAGTGGCAACGGTTGAATGTTAAACCGGGAATGACTGGAGAGTGGCAGGTGCATGGGCGATCGCAAGTTCGGAATTTTGCAGATATCATTAAACTGGATTTACGCTACCAACGAAACTGGAGCTTAATGTATGACCTTAAGCTCATTATAAAAACAATTTTTATCTTATTATCGAAAAATAGTGGAGCTGTTTAG
- a CDS encoding substrate-binding domain-containing protein, whose amino-acid sequence MTKIKIRLSKSHDQEFDVTLIISNQPEDLRGFLPPQPPDLQSSFNQWLSGYRSLEGVRLEFKNVIVYSDVQSQAKEVRALVNEWLNFASSQWLPIRDKLIEVGSRWQPAKKEEMYIILDFPEEKFIQLGRIPWQEWDLLKHYYSDSEIALRLYGKPGQTIITIQKYWKVRILLVVGRSDNIQTNNDIKIVKKLEKKGAEVTVLLQPTKKKLSEALWQEPGYHIFIFSGHSSCDQQTPISWLELNQQDRISIEDFEIAFGKAIAKGLQLAIFNSCDGLGLAQQLAKLNLPRSIVMRELVPDQVAVEFLEHFFEQFTKNKSLFTSVHIARKRLEHFNDRFPNATWLPTLCIRESALHTRFTWNELVNSMIKLPPRIFKLLAALLIWGVVIVSLSLIPQSCPEKEISSFQFRQQIWKILFPKKCLAYLSELPTQREWRYGGSTTWARIRKEVDERIQKTQPKLKLDYKEHPTEPPGSGTGIKMLLNGQLDFAQSSRRITDKESYQARQKGFTFREIPVAINAIAVAVHPNLKVRGLTISQLKAIYTGKITNWSEVGGPNLSITPYSIKKEAGGTVNYFVEAILDGEEFGKTVDFTYNTTEAIRKIAKDPGGIYYASAADIVPQCTIKPLPLKGKNNHRFIAPYQEPFIPPYQCNQQNRNQVNSVAFKKGIYPITIPLFVIVKKNDKAEQKAGEAYIDLLRTDEGKKLLEKAGFPPID is encoded by the coding sequence ATGACAAAAATAAAAATCAGACTATCTAAAAGTCATGACCAGGAATTCGATGTTACATTGATCATATCTAATCAACCAGAAGACCTGAGAGGTTTTTTACCGCCCCAACCACCAGATTTGCAATCATCATTCAATCAATGGCTGTCCGGCTATCGTAGTTTAGAGGGTGTACGCCTCGAATTCAAAAATGTGATTGTTTATTCCGATGTTCAGAGCCAGGCTAAGGAAGTGAGAGCCTTGGTAAATGAATGGCTCAACTTTGCCAGTAGCCAATGGCTGCCGATCCGGGATAAATTAATCGAAGTAGGAAGCCGATGGCAGCCTGCTAAAAAAGAAGAAATGTACATCATCCTTGATTTTCCCGAGGAGAAGTTTATTCAATTAGGTCGTATCCCTTGGCAAGAGTGGGATTTGCTCAAACACTACTATTCAGACTCTGAAATAGCTTTAAGACTTTATGGTAAGCCGGGTCAGACAATTATTACCATTCAAAAATATTGGAAAGTCCGAATTTTGCTGGTTGTGGGCAGGAGTGACAACATCCAAACCAACAACGATATCAAGATAGTTAAAAAGTTAGAGAAAAAAGGAGCAGAGGTTACCGTATTACTTCAGCCTACCAAAAAAAAACTATCGGAAGCACTTTGGCAAGAACCAGGCTACCATATTTTCATCTTTAGTGGTCACAGTAGCTGTGATCAGCAGACGCCAATTAGCTGGCTTGAGTTAAACCAGCAAGACAGAATCAGCATAGAGGATTTTGAAATAGCGTTCGGAAAAGCGATCGCTAAAGGATTGCAGTTAGCTATTTTCAATTCCTGTGATGGTCTTGGATTAGCTCAACAACTAGCTAAGTTGAATCTCCCTCGCAGTATCGTCATGCGAGAATTAGTACCTGATCAGGTAGCGGTAGAATTTTTGGAGCATTTTTTCGAGCAGTTCACCAAAAACAAATCTCTTTTTACGTCTGTCCACATTGCCAGAAAACGTCTGGAGCATTTTAATGACCGTTTTCCCAATGCTACCTGGTTGCCAACACTGTGTATCAGAGAATCAGCATTACATACACGGTTCACATGGAATGAACTCGTAAATTCAATGATTAAGCTACCACCTCGGATTTTTAAATTACTCGCTGCCTTGCTAATTTGGGGAGTAGTTATAGTAAGTTTGAGCTTGATTCCACAGTCTTGCCCTGAAAAAGAAATTTCTTCCTTTCAGTTCCGACAACAAATCTGGAAAATACTGTTCCCTAAAAAATGTCTGGCTTATCTATCCGAGCTTCCTACTCAAAGAGAATGGCGGTATGGCGGTAGCACAACTTGGGCAAGAATCCGCAAAGAGGTAGACGAACGGATTCAAAAGACGCAGCCAAAATTAAAATTGGACTACAAGGAACATCCAACTGAACCACCAGGGTCTGGTACTGGAATAAAAATGTTATTAAACGGGCAGTTAGATTTTGCTCAATCCTCTCGGAGAATCACAGATAAAGAAAGTTACCAGGCCAGACAAAAGGGGTTTACTTTCAGAGAAATCCCCGTCGCCATTAATGCTATTGCTGTAGCCGTTCATCCTAACTTAAAAGTTCGGGGTTTAACAATTAGTCAGCTTAAGGCTATTTATACAGGTAAGATTACCAACTGGAGTGAGGTTGGTGGTCCGAACTTGTCCATAACTCCTTATTCTATAAAAAAAGAAGCTGGGGGTACAGTGAACTATTTTGTGGAAGCTATTTTAGACGGAGAAGAATTTGGCAAAACTGTCGATTTTACCTACAATACAACGGAAGCAATCCGAAAAATTGCTAAGGATCCTGGAGGGATTTACTACGCTTCTGCTGCAGATATTGTCCCCCAATGTACCATTAAGCCTCTGCCTCTTAAAGGAAAAAACAATCATAGGTTTATTGCGCCTTATCAGGAGCCTTTTATTCCCCCATATCAATGTAATCAGCAAAACCGCAACCAGGTCAATAGTGTTGCCTTTAAAAAGGGTATCTATCCAATTACTATTCCATTATTTGTGATTGTCAAAAAAAATGATAAAGCAGAACAAAAAGCCGGAGAAGCTTACATCGATTTGCTGCGGACTGATGAGGGTAAAAAACTGCTAGAAAAAGCGGGTTTTCCTCCTATTGATTAA
- a CDS encoding AAA family ATPase: MLKKLILENWKSFRYAELPIDPLTVLIGTNASGKSNLIDALEFLKRIVFGKEIRSALAGDAAFPGIRGGVEWASLKPKSNFTLKVVVEGEDDETDYLYSITVETKPLVQLANESLIRLVYSPDSNQILNQTSLFQISYPRTQDKGIQIKLLEQEQFFLINFWKGSNSILSILRGINSNADIKNIIGKVCTIIENIFIFNPIPGRMRNYSPLSDRIESDGSNIAGVLAALPKEQKEEFDSTVSAYLKYLPERDIQEVWAEPVGKFGTDAMLYCKEEWKAGQTTEIDARGMSDGTLHFLAIITALITRPEGSQLVIEDVDNGLHPSRLHLLITMLKEIGEKRKIDILVTTHNPALLDALGPEMIPFVVVAHRDSETGESTLTLLETIDNLPKLMASGSLGNLVTKGAIERNISESKPL; the protein is encoded by the coding sequence ATGCTTAAGAAACTTATCCTGGAAAATTGGAAAAGCTTCCGTTATGCAGAACTCCCGATTGATCCCCTGACTGTGTTAATCGGGACGAATGCTAGTGGAAAATCTAATCTAATTGATGCTTTGGAATTTTTAAAACGAATAGTTTTTGGAAAGGAGATTCGATCGGCTTTGGCAGGGGATGCTGCTTTTCCTGGGATTCGAGGTGGAGTAGAGTGGGCGTCACTCAAGCCAAAATCTAACTTTACCTTGAAAGTTGTGGTTGAGGGAGAAGATGATGAAACCGATTACCTTTATAGTATTACAGTAGAAACCAAACCACTTGTTCAGTTAGCTAATGAATCTCTAATTCGCCTGGTCTATTCACCAGATAGTAATCAAATCCTTAATCAAACTAGTTTGTTCCAAATATCTTATCCTAGAACTCAAGATAAAGGTATTCAGATTAAATTGCTAGAGCAAGAACAATTTTTTTTGATAAATTTCTGGAAAGGTTCTAATTCTATTTTGAGTATACTTAGGGGAATAAACTCTAATGCCGATATTAAAAATATAATTGGAAAGGTTTGTACAATTATAGAAAATATTTTTATTTTTAATCCTATTCCTGGCAGAATGCGGAACTATTCACCCCTTTCTGATCGCATTGAGAGTGATGGCTCTAATATTGCTGGTGTGCTAGCCGCATTACCTAAAGAGCAAAAAGAGGAGTTTGACTCAACGGTGTCTGCTTACTTGAAATATCTGCCAGAACGAGATATACAGGAAGTTTGGGCGGAACCAGTAGGAAAGTTTGGTACAGATGCTATGCTCTACTGTAAGGAAGAATGGAAAGCTGGTCAAACTACAGAAATTGATGCGCGAGGAATGTCAGATGGAACCCTGCATTTCTTAGCAATTATTACCGCACTGATCACACGACCAGAAGGAAGTCAATTAGTAATTGAAGATGTAGACAATGGATTGCATCCATCTCGGTTACATCTGCTTATAACCATGCTAAAAGAAATTGGAGAAAAGAGAAAAATTGACATATTAGTCACTACTCACAATCCTGCTTTGCTAGATGCTTTAGGACCAGAAATGATTCCCTTCGTAGTTGTAGCACACCGGGATTCAGAAACTGGAGAAAGCACACTCACCCTTCTAGAAACTATTGATAATTTACCTAAATTAATGGCATCTGGTTCCTTGGGTAACCTAGTGACTAAAGGAGCTATTGAAAGGAATATTTCTGAGTCTAAGCCACTATAG
- a CDS encoding cobalamin-binding protein, whose amino-acid sequence MLSQNLRIVTLLPSATEIVAALGLADAIVGRSHECDYPATIKNRPVCTEAQINSDKPSAEIDDDINNLVKRALSIYQVKTDVLEQLQPTHIVTQDQCDVCAVNFDVVEKAVANLTNSQPQIISLQPNMLTEVWADIERVAVILGVESQSLLNQLQSRVETCRQKTQEISENDRPTVACIEWTDPLMAAGNWIPELVTIAGGNPLFGALGKHSPYLEWDALVKADPDVIIVMPCGFDLERTRQETQQMAHHSQWSSLQAVRQGKVFVTDGNAYFNRPGPRLVDSVEMIAEILHPDLFTFGYQGTGWERFEVGNA is encoded by the coding sequence ATGCTTTCACAAAACCTGAGAATTGTTACTCTGCTCCCCAGTGCCACGGAAATTGTGGCAGCTTTAGGATTAGCTGATGCCATTGTGGGGCGATCCCACGAATGCGACTATCCCGCAACCATCAAAAATCGACCTGTCTGCACCGAGGCCCAAATCAACAGCGACAAACCTAGTGCCGAGATTGATGATGATATAAACAATTTGGTAAAACGTGCCTTGAGTATTTACCAAGTAAAAACTGATGTTTTAGAACAATTGCAACCAACCCACATTGTTACTCAAGATCAATGTGATGTCTGTGCTGTCAACTTCGATGTGGTGGAGAAAGCAGTTGCGAACCTTACTAATAGCCAGCCTCAGATAATTTCCTTGCAGCCAAACATGCTAACTGAGGTTTGGGCAGATATTGAGCGAGTTGCTGTTATCCTGGGAGTAGAGTCACAATCTCTACTGAACCAATTACAGTCTCGCGTCGAAACCTGTAGGCAAAAGACACAAGAAATATCAGAAAATGACCGCCCTACTGTTGCTTGCATCGAGTGGACTGATCCTCTGATGGCTGCTGGTAACTGGATTCCTGAATTAGTGACAATTGCAGGTGGTAATCCTCTGTTTGGGGCTTTAGGTAAACATTCCCCTTATCTGGAATGGGATGCTTTAGTCAAAGCTGATCCAGATGTAATTATTGTAATGCCTTGCGGCTTTGATTTGGAACGCACAAGACAAGAAACCCAACAGATGGCTCACCATTCGCAGTGGTCAAGTTTGCAAGCTGTACGCCAGGGGAAGGTTTTTGTTACTGATGGTAATGCGTATTTCAATCGTCCAGGACCAAGACTAGTCGATTCAGTAGAAATGATAGCGGAAATTTTGCATCCAGACCTGTTCACCTTTGGTTATCAAGGCACTGGCTGGGAACGGTTTGAGGTAGGAAATGCTTAA
- a CDS encoding XisI protein, giving the protein MDNLESYRNIIQSLLTDYAAIPIANGVIDCYTVFDTKQDHYMVMTVGWDGYRRVYGCVLHMDIKKGKIWIEQNMTEMRVAQELVDRGVAKDDIVLGFQAPEFRQYTDYGVG; this is encoded by the coding sequence ATGGATAACCTAGAGTCTTATCGCAATATCATTCAGTCGTTGTTGACCGATTATGCTGCCATTCCTATCGCTAATGGAGTGATTGATTGCTACACGGTTTTTGATACCAAACAAGACCACTACATGGTAATGACTGTGGGATGGGATGGCTATCGACGGGTCTATGGTTGTGTTTTACATATGGATATTAAGAAGGGAAAGATTTGGATTGAGCAAAATATGACCGAAATGAGAGTAGCCCAAGAACTTGTGGATCGAGGGGTGGCGAAGGACGATATTGTGCTGGGGTTTCAAGCACCAGAATTTCGGCAATATACGGACTATGGTGTTGGATAA
- a CDS encoding XisH family protein: MAAKDKFHAAVIIALEKEQWKITDDPLRLEVGGTKFEIDLGAEQLLAAERGQEKIAVEIKTFLSDSPLTAYHAALGQFLNYRLALEINDPTRILYLAVPVIAYEAFFKREFAQISVERYQIKQIIYDPSQEVIVKWIT; this comes from the coding sequence ATGGCAGCCAAAGATAAATTTCATGCTGCGGTTATAATCGCTCTAGAAAAGGAGCAGTGGAAGATTACTGATGATCCGTTGCGACTGGAAGTAGGCGGAACCAAGTTTGAAATTGATTTAGGTGCGGAGCAACTGTTAGCAGCAGAGCGAGGCCAAGAAAAAATTGCTGTTGAGATTAAAACATTCTTGAGTGATTCGCCACTGACAGCTTACCATGCTGCCTTAGGACAGTTTTTGAATTATCGGCTTGCCTTAGAAATCAATGATCCAACTCGGATTCTATATTTGGCAGTGCCTGTGATTGCTTATGAAGCTTTTTTTAAGCGAGAATTTGCACAAATTTCAGTAGAGAGATATCAGATTAAACAAATCATTTATGACCCGAGTCAAGAGGTAATTGTAAAATGGATAACCTAG
- a CDS encoding DUF4157 domain-containing protein, which produces MTVKDLVKLMGNLRLSQTRNTLTPDQSIVLASRKPTYHPIEELQGIIGNRALGNLIKSQQDLSGQVHRSQDPLLSSVSPVSGQPIQRMPMFRGLSHELRGNWSDGNLVQRQEEPDQELQPKPSIYDLQRSPQPRAIQPKGDMIGNRQHPSLEQRPNQTGLPDRLKTGIENLSGYLMDDVRVHYSSAKPAQLQAAAYTQGTDIHVGPGQEKHLPHEAWHVVQQKQGRVKPTLQFQEVAINDNAVLEREADQMGKTALQYHYQNSGVQLNQDTSNLSTQTSYSKVAQLQGATEKIEEISSRVSPWATAQPDCLKVSKQLWHHLKADPIEGQTEVKLAKYVWWRGKGNDKGGRIMTTDGKREILTGQSHVAVKATIDSSTYIIDVTIGQFMKPKESQVFVGTVDEWEQKLMDLTDGRKDTIERNAVIAEGFESFAKPETPLDEEHYVDELTAFKCNQVPGQTTKYRDKKTGKPGARKSLFSLLRNKLNRKT; this is translated from the coding sequence GTGACTGTTAAAGATTTAGTCAAGCTCATGGGTAATCTACGACTAAGCCAAACCAGAAATACTCTAACTCCTGATCAGTCAATAGTATTAGCAAGTAGGAAGCCAACATACCACCCAATCGAGGAACTGCAAGGGATAATCGGCAACCGAGCACTGGGTAATCTAATTAAATCCCAGCAAGACTTATCTGGACAAGTTCATCGTTCCCAAGATCCTCTGTTGAGTAGTGTTTCCCCTGTTAGTGGGCAACCAATCCAGCGAATGCCAATGTTTAGGGGACTTTCCCATGAGTTAAGGGGCAATTGGTCCGATGGGAATTTGGTACAGCGTCAGGAAGAACCAGACCAGGAACTTCAGCCGAAACCGAGTATTTATGACCTGCAGCGATCGCCTCAGCCTCGCGCAATCCAACCTAAGGGCGACATGATCGGGAATCGCCAACATCCATCACTGGAGCAGCGCCCCAACCAAACAGGCTTACCCGATCGCCTCAAAACAGGCATTGAAAACCTTTCTGGCTACTTGATGGATGATGTGAGGGTCCACTATAGTTCAGCTAAGCCTGCCCAGTTGCAGGCAGCTGCATATACACAAGGGACTGACATTCATGTGGGGCCGGGGCAGGAAAAGCACCTCCCACACGAAGCATGGCATGTGGTTCAACAAAAGCAAGGGCGAGTAAAACCGACTCTGCAGTTTCAAGAAGTTGCCATTAATGATAATGCGGTTTTGGAACGAGAGGCTGATCAGATGGGTAAAACTGCCTTGCAATACCACTATCAAAATTCTGGGGTTCAGCTCAATCAGGACACTTCCAATTTATCCACTCAAACCAGCTATAGCAAGGTTGCACAATTACAGGGAGCGACAGAAAAAATAGAAGAAATAAGCAGTCGCGTGTCACCGTGGGCGACAGCACAGCCTGATTGCTTAAAAGTATCCAAACAATTATGGCATCATTTAAAGGCTGACCCTATAGAGGGGCAAACAGAGGTAAAACTTGCCAAATATGTTTGGTGGCGGGGAAAGGGGAATGATAAAGGAGGACGAATAATGACAACGGACGGCAAGCGAGAGATACTTACAGGTCAGAGTCATGTCGCTGTAAAAGCTACTATAGACAGCAGCACTTACATTATCGATGTTACTATCGGACAGTTTATGAAGCCAAAAGAAAGCCAGGTCTTTGTTGGAACGGTAGACGAGTGGGAGCAAAAATTGATGGATCTGACTGATGGGAGGAAAGACACGATAGAGCGCAACGCAGTTATTGCCGAAGGATTCGAGTCCTTTGCCAAACCTGAAACCCCGCTAGATGAAGAGCACTACGTCGATGAACTAACAGCGTTTAAGTGTAACCAGGTTCCTGGACAGACTACTAAATATAGAGACAAAAAGACAGGCAAACCAGGAGCGCGTAAATCTCTGTTTTCACTCTTGAGGAATAAACTAAATAGGAAAACCTGA
- a CDS encoding SRPBCC domain-containing protein — MNITQASKMPGIRQRMSLMPGWTTEIVICAPQKFVWEQVTDFEAYSDWNPFVLQAYAQFEAEGTICFKENLKQFGQHWIKAQFLSIDLPNSFVWQGHFGTPFLFSVRHSFMFESINEHQTRFTQVHKNSGLLIPYLAWRGVYCISYQGYLNYNQALKERCESRVADL; from the coding sequence ATGAATATAACTCAGGCTTCAAAGATGCCAGGTATTCGACAAAGGATGTCTCTGATGCCAGGATGGACAACTGAAATTGTAATCTGTGCCCCACAGAAGTTTGTATGGGAGCAGGTCACCGACTTTGAAGCATACTCAGATTGGAATCCCTTTGTACTTCAGGCTTACGCACAGTTCGAGGCTGAAGGGACAATTTGCTTCAAGGAAAACCTTAAACAGTTTGGTCAACACTGGATCAAAGCTCAATTTTTATCTATTGACTTACCCAATTCCTTCGTTTGGCAAGGGCATTTTGGAACACCATTTCTGTTCAGTGTTCGTCACTCATTTATGTTTGAATCGATTAACGAACATCAAACCCGATTTACTCAAGTACATAAGAACTCCGGGCTGCTCATTCCTTATCTAGCTTGGCGAGGTGTCTATTGTATCAGTTATCAAGGTTATCTCAATTATAATCAGGCGCTCAAAGAGCGATGTGAGAGTAGAGTAGCAGATTTGTAA
- a CDS encoding DUF4157 domain-containing protein, translating to MNQSIQARAFTTGKDIFFGQGEYNPGSSCRVGKWT from the coding sequence TTGAATCAATCAATTCAGGCTCGTGCTTTTACCACAGGTAAAGATATCTTCTTTGGGCAGGGGGAATATAACCCTGGAAGCTCTTGTAGGGTGGGCAAATGGACATGA